In a single window of the Nilaparvata lugens isolate BPH chromosome 1, ASM1435652v1, whole genome shotgun sequence genome:
- the LOC111064488 gene encoding kinesin-like protein KIF9 isoform X1, with protein sequence MGKGCVAMENLKFYVRILPCDDFDWDNIKIEDNNKTIYVRCLNDLKIGRPCNVEPFFWCFKTDGVFYNTGQEDIYYSVMEGILKRVYEGIDSVVISHGQTCSGKSFTMCALRSMYEYRGIIPRFIHDLFLDIKSKFQDWKVNVSFSYVEFHGNKVTDLLRNSRNPIKIKEVSKVKAKSEEELLSLLFKGERQRDVEKSAWYIGAHRATTVITFHLECLSLLKSCAVICRSKVHFVDIAGIETVGKRNLTSFKNAHEQGMANKCKSFLEHLLMQFKGATNSVTDEYKIKRRSCGMLEYLGTSVSPACILRLIGHIRPTFPDLEVSLSTLKLCHRTRHSQPLIPKYNIVPHFTLLFKKFKEELESKNGTQDFLKRLLSEPSEMESGNISKERVEQLERLLQSYMDGKVSELSVIGNAEMALILQILRNLYLKKVETLENLAVKEAVASRKKSIRSTTGSMRGSELSTAKFESIKPASLLHKSKRTAGSKLKSEQVKEKMVDSPLVAVAEEPSSARSDDEIKALSKLEVFADILIPSSDSKELWSDFLIENGITAEHLENLARLTREKRLLLEIASAEYSGIRSKLEKLRLHLKLSTMKRRKILINNNEHRPCENEKEPSNQELSELENEAKCSKELLEIKFNDWVDVAKEFMEEKYSFREKFEVEYCKYIQHSNFQRKINGTAVGVPSSKEEETAREYFYSLQKKLRK encoded by the exons ACTATCTATGTAAGATGCTTGAACGACCTCAAAATCGGGCGTCCATGTAATGTTGAACCTTTCTTTTGGTGCTTCAAAACTGATGGAGTGTTCTATAATACTGGTCAAGAGGACATCTATTATAGTGTTATGGAAGGTATTCTAAAAAG AGTCTACGAGGGAATAGATTCAGTGGTGATTTCTCATGGTCAGACGTGTTCCGGCAAAAGTTTTACAATGTGCGCATTGCGTTCAATGTATGag TACCGAGGAATCATACCGAGATTCATTCATGATTTATTTTTGGATATTAAATCCAAATTTCAAGATTGGAAAGTTAATGTATCATTTAGTTACGTAGAGTTTCATGGCAACAAAGTTACTGATTTACTGAGAAATTCCAGAAATCCAATAAAAATCAAA GAAGTGAGCAAGGTGAAAGCGAAGAGTGAAGAGGAGTTATTAAGTTTGTTATTTAAAGGAGAGAGACAAAGAGATGTCGAAAAATCTGCTTGGTACATCGGGGCTCATCGTGCTACTACTGTTATCACTTTTCATCTGGAGTGCTTATCTCTTTTGAAATCATGTGCTGTTATCTGCAGATCCAAG GTGCACTTTGTTGATATAGCAGGCATTGAGACAGTTGGAAAGAGGAACCTCACATCTTTCAAAAATGCTCACGAACAAGGAATGGCCAATAAATGTAAGAGCTTCCTGGAGCATcttctgatgcaattcaaaggAGCAACGAACTCAGTCACTgatgaatacaaaatcaagagAAGAAGCTGTGGAATGTTGGAATACTTGGGCACATCTGTTTCTCCAGCCTGTATCTTGAG ATTGATTGGTCATATCCGTCCAACTTTTCCCGACTTGGAAGTTTCGTTATCAACTTTAAAACTATGCCATAGGACTAGACACAGTCAGCCTTTGATACccaaatataatattgtaccACATTTCACTCTCCTTTTCAAGAAATTCAAA GAAGAACTAGAAAGCAAGAATGGAACTCAGGATTTCTTGAAAAGACTTCTGAGTGAACCAAGCGAGATGGAAAGTGGAAATATTTCTAAAGAGCGCGTTGAGCAGTTGGAGAGATTGCTGCAGTCCTACATGGATGGAAAGGTTTCTGAACTGAGTGTCATTGGCAATGCTGAAATGGCTCTTATTCTACAGATTTTGAGGAACTTGTACCTTAA AAAAGTAGAGACTTTGGAGAACTTGGCCGTGAAAGAGGCAGTAGCATCTAGAAAGAAGTCGATTCGGAGTACAACTGGTTCAATGAGAGGCAGTGAGCTGTCAACTGCAAAGTTTGAATCAATAAAACCTGCTTCACTTCTCCACAAAAGCAAACGAACGG CTGGTTCAAAGCTCAAATCCGAACAGGTGAAAGAAAAAATGGTCGATTCACCTCTGGTGGCAGTAGCTGAGGAACCAAGTTCTGCTCGATCTGATGATGAAATCAAAGCACTCAGCAAGCTAGAAGTATTCGCTGACATTTTAATTCCAAGTTCAGATAGCAAAGAACTCTGGTCTGATTTTCTCATTGAGAATGGAATAACTGCCGAACATCTGGAGAATCTGGCTCGATTAACAAGAGAGAAACGATT ATTGTTGGAGATAGCCTCTGCAGAGTATTCTGGAATCAGGAGCAAACTGGAAAAGCTGCGACTTCATTTGAAGttatccactatgaagagaaggaagattttgatcaataataatgaGCATCGCCCttgtgaaaatgagaaagagCCGAGTAATCAGGAGTTGTCTGAATTGGAGAACGAAGCAAAGTGTTCTAAAGAGTTACTAGAGATTAAATTTAACGATTGGGTGGATGTAGCTAAAGAATTTATGGAAGAAAAGTATTCATTTCGAGAGaaatttgaggta GAATACTGTAagtacattcaacattcaaacttcCAGAGGAAGATAAATGGCACAGCAGTGGGAGTTCCTTCttccaaagaagaagaaactgCTAGAGAGTACTTCTATTCACTTCAGAAAAAATTGAGGAAATAG
- the LOC111064488 gene encoding kinesin-like protein KIF9 isoform X2, translating into MGKGCVAMENLKFYVRILPCDDFDWDNIKIEDNNKTIYVRCLNDLKIGRPCNVEPFFWCFKTDGVFYNTGQEDIYYSVMEGILKRVYEGIDSVVISHGQTCSGKSFTMCALRSMYEYRGIIPRFIHDLFLDIKSKFQDWKVNVSFSYVEFHGNKVTDLLRNSRNPIKIKEVSKVKAKSEEELLSLLFKGERQRDVEKSAWYIGAHRATTVITFHLECLSLLKSCAVICRSKVHFVDIAGIETVGKRNLTSFKNAHEQGMANKCKSFLEHLLMQFKGATNSVTDEYKIKRRSCGMLEYLGTSVSPACILRLIGHIRPTFPDLEVSLSTLKLCHRTRHSQPLIPKYNIVPHFTLLFKKFKEELESKNGTQDFLKRLLSEPSEMESGNISKERVEQLERLLQSYMDGKVSELSVIGNAEMALILQILRNLYLKKVETLENLAVKEAVASRKKSIRSTTGSMRGSELSTAKFESIKPASLLHKSKRTAGSKLKSEQVKEKMVDSPLVAVAEEPSSARSDDEIKALSKLEVFADILIPSSDSKELWSDFLIENGITAEHLENLARLTREKRLLLEIASAEYSGIRSKLEKLRLHLKLSTMKRRKILINNNEHRPCENEKEPSNQELSELENEAKCSKELLEIKFNDWVDVAKEFMEEKYSFREKFEEYCKYIQHSNFQRKINGTAVGVPSSKEEETAREYFYSLQKKLRK; encoded by the exons ACTATCTATGTAAGATGCTTGAACGACCTCAAAATCGGGCGTCCATGTAATGTTGAACCTTTCTTTTGGTGCTTCAAAACTGATGGAGTGTTCTATAATACTGGTCAAGAGGACATCTATTATAGTGTTATGGAAGGTATTCTAAAAAG AGTCTACGAGGGAATAGATTCAGTGGTGATTTCTCATGGTCAGACGTGTTCCGGCAAAAGTTTTACAATGTGCGCATTGCGTTCAATGTATGag TACCGAGGAATCATACCGAGATTCATTCATGATTTATTTTTGGATATTAAATCCAAATTTCAAGATTGGAAAGTTAATGTATCATTTAGTTACGTAGAGTTTCATGGCAACAAAGTTACTGATTTACTGAGAAATTCCAGAAATCCAATAAAAATCAAA GAAGTGAGCAAGGTGAAAGCGAAGAGTGAAGAGGAGTTATTAAGTTTGTTATTTAAAGGAGAGAGACAAAGAGATGTCGAAAAATCTGCTTGGTACATCGGGGCTCATCGTGCTACTACTGTTATCACTTTTCATCTGGAGTGCTTATCTCTTTTGAAATCATGTGCTGTTATCTGCAGATCCAAG GTGCACTTTGTTGATATAGCAGGCATTGAGACAGTTGGAAAGAGGAACCTCACATCTTTCAAAAATGCTCACGAACAAGGAATGGCCAATAAATGTAAGAGCTTCCTGGAGCATcttctgatgcaattcaaaggAGCAACGAACTCAGTCACTgatgaatacaaaatcaagagAAGAAGCTGTGGAATGTTGGAATACTTGGGCACATCTGTTTCTCCAGCCTGTATCTTGAG ATTGATTGGTCATATCCGTCCAACTTTTCCCGACTTGGAAGTTTCGTTATCAACTTTAAAACTATGCCATAGGACTAGACACAGTCAGCCTTTGATACccaaatataatattgtaccACATTTCACTCTCCTTTTCAAGAAATTCAAA GAAGAACTAGAAAGCAAGAATGGAACTCAGGATTTCTTGAAAAGACTTCTGAGTGAACCAAGCGAGATGGAAAGTGGAAATATTTCTAAAGAGCGCGTTGAGCAGTTGGAGAGATTGCTGCAGTCCTACATGGATGGAAAGGTTTCTGAACTGAGTGTCATTGGCAATGCTGAAATGGCTCTTATTCTACAGATTTTGAGGAACTTGTACCTTAA AAAAGTAGAGACTTTGGAGAACTTGGCCGTGAAAGAGGCAGTAGCATCTAGAAAGAAGTCGATTCGGAGTACAACTGGTTCAATGAGAGGCAGTGAGCTGTCAACTGCAAAGTTTGAATCAATAAAACCTGCTTCACTTCTCCACAAAAGCAAACGAACGG CTGGTTCAAAGCTCAAATCCGAACAGGTGAAAGAAAAAATGGTCGATTCACCTCTGGTGGCAGTAGCTGAGGAACCAAGTTCTGCTCGATCTGATGATGAAATCAAAGCACTCAGCAAGCTAGAAGTATTCGCTGACATTTTAATTCCAAGTTCAGATAGCAAAGAACTCTGGTCTGATTTTCTCATTGAGAATGGAATAACTGCCGAACATCTGGAGAATCTGGCTCGATTAACAAGAGAGAAACGATT ATTGTTGGAGATAGCCTCTGCAGAGTATTCTGGAATCAGGAGCAAACTGGAAAAGCTGCGACTTCATTTGAAGttatccactatgaagagaaggaagattttgatcaataataatgaGCATCGCCCttgtgaaaatgagaaagagCCGAGTAATCAGGAGTTGTCTGAATTGGAGAACGAAGCAAAGTGTTCTAAAGAGTTACTAGAGATTAAATTTAACGATTGGGTGGATGTAGCTAAAGAATTTATGGAAGAAAAGTATTCATTTCGAGAGaaatttgag GAATACTGTAagtacattcaacattcaaacttcCAGAGGAAGATAAATGGCACAGCAGTGGGAGTTCCTTCttccaaagaagaagaaactgCTAGAGAGTACTTCTATTCACTTCAGAAAAAATTGAGGAAATAG
- the LOC111064488 gene encoding kinesin-like protein KIF9 isoform X3, with protein sequence MEGILKRVYEGIDSVVISHGQTCSGKSFTMCALRSMYEYRGIIPRFIHDLFLDIKSKFQDWKVNVSFSYVEFHGNKVTDLLRNSRNPIKIKEVSKVKAKSEEELLSLLFKGERQRDVEKSAWYIGAHRATTVITFHLECLSLLKSCAVICRSKVHFVDIAGIETVGKRNLTSFKNAHEQGMANKCKSFLEHLLMQFKGATNSVTDEYKIKRRSCGMLEYLGTSVSPACILRLIGHIRPTFPDLEVSLSTLKLCHRTRHSQPLIPKYNIVPHFTLLFKKFKEELESKNGTQDFLKRLLSEPSEMESGNISKERVEQLERLLQSYMDGKVSELSVIGNAEMALILQILRNLYLKKVETLENLAVKEAVASRKKSIRSTTGSMRGSELSTAKFESIKPASLLHKSKRTAGSKLKSEQVKEKMVDSPLVAVAEEPSSARSDDEIKALSKLEVFADILIPSSDSKELWSDFLIENGITAEHLENLARLTREKRLLLEIASAEYSGIRSKLEKLRLHLKLSTMKRRKILINNNEHRPCENEKEPSNQELSELENEAKCSKELLEIKFNDWVDVAKEFMEEKYSFREKFEVEYCKYIQHSNFQRKINGTAVGVPSSKEEETAREYFYSLQKKLRK encoded by the exons ATGGAAGGTATTCTAAAAAG AGTCTACGAGGGAATAGATTCAGTGGTGATTTCTCATGGTCAGACGTGTTCCGGCAAAAGTTTTACAATGTGCGCATTGCGTTCAATGTATGag TACCGAGGAATCATACCGAGATTCATTCATGATTTATTTTTGGATATTAAATCCAAATTTCAAGATTGGAAAGTTAATGTATCATTTAGTTACGTAGAGTTTCATGGCAACAAAGTTACTGATTTACTGAGAAATTCCAGAAATCCAATAAAAATCAAA GAAGTGAGCAAGGTGAAAGCGAAGAGTGAAGAGGAGTTATTAAGTTTGTTATTTAAAGGAGAGAGACAAAGAGATGTCGAAAAATCTGCTTGGTACATCGGGGCTCATCGTGCTACTACTGTTATCACTTTTCATCTGGAGTGCTTATCTCTTTTGAAATCATGTGCTGTTATCTGCAGATCCAAG GTGCACTTTGTTGATATAGCAGGCATTGAGACAGTTGGAAAGAGGAACCTCACATCTTTCAAAAATGCTCACGAACAAGGAATGGCCAATAAATGTAAGAGCTTCCTGGAGCATcttctgatgcaattcaaaggAGCAACGAACTCAGTCACTgatgaatacaaaatcaagagAAGAAGCTGTGGAATGTTGGAATACTTGGGCACATCTGTTTCTCCAGCCTGTATCTTGAG ATTGATTGGTCATATCCGTCCAACTTTTCCCGACTTGGAAGTTTCGTTATCAACTTTAAAACTATGCCATAGGACTAGACACAGTCAGCCTTTGATACccaaatataatattgtaccACATTTCACTCTCCTTTTCAAGAAATTCAAA GAAGAACTAGAAAGCAAGAATGGAACTCAGGATTTCTTGAAAAGACTTCTGAGTGAACCAAGCGAGATGGAAAGTGGAAATATTTCTAAAGAGCGCGTTGAGCAGTTGGAGAGATTGCTGCAGTCCTACATGGATGGAAAGGTTTCTGAACTGAGTGTCATTGGCAATGCTGAAATGGCTCTTATTCTACAGATTTTGAGGAACTTGTACCTTAA AAAAGTAGAGACTTTGGAGAACTTGGCCGTGAAAGAGGCAGTAGCATCTAGAAAGAAGTCGATTCGGAGTACAACTGGTTCAATGAGAGGCAGTGAGCTGTCAACTGCAAAGTTTGAATCAATAAAACCTGCTTCACTTCTCCACAAAAGCAAACGAACGG CTGGTTCAAAGCTCAAATCCGAACAGGTGAAAGAAAAAATGGTCGATTCACCTCTGGTGGCAGTAGCTGAGGAACCAAGTTCTGCTCGATCTGATGATGAAATCAAAGCACTCAGCAAGCTAGAAGTATTCGCTGACATTTTAATTCCAAGTTCAGATAGCAAAGAACTCTGGTCTGATTTTCTCATTGAGAATGGAATAACTGCCGAACATCTGGAGAATCTGGCTCGATTAACAAGAGAGAAACGATT ATTGTTGGAGATAGCCTCTGCAGAGTATTCTGGAATCAGGAGCAAACTGGAAAAGCTGCGACTTCATTTGAAGttatccactatgaagagaaggaagattttgatcaataataatgaGCATCGCCCttgtgaaaatgagaaagagCCGAGTAATCAGGAGTTGTCTGAATTGGAGAACGAAGCAAAGTGTTCTAAAGAGTTACTAGAGATTAAATTTAACGATTGGGTGGATGTAGCTAAAGAATTTATGGAAGAAAAGTATTCATTTCGAGAGaaatttgaggta GAATACTGTAagtacattcaacattcaaacttcCAGAGGAAGATAAATGGCACAGCAGTGGGAGTTCCTTCttccaaagaagaagaaactgCTAGAGAGTACTTCTATTCACTTCAGAAAAAATTGAGGAAATAG